From Pelagicoccus albus, the proteins below share one genomic window:
- the rlmF gene encoding 23S rRNA (adenine(1618)-N(6))-methyltransferase RlmF: protein MDRSRNSKLPGKSGSLHPRNPHAGRYDFDALSQALPSLAPFLRSNPKGDQTIDFSDEQAIRALNSALLAHHYGISHWMIPAGYLCPAIPGRADMIHYLADLLASSNGGEVPRGKQVRVLDIGTGANCIYPILGCRSYGWQFVGTDIDPVSIKTARLIVEANACLKNQIKLVRQKEPSMIFKGIIRPGDWYELSLCNPPFHSSEGEAKASNLQKRKNLSKGKGVKKTDTLNFGGQQAELWCEGGELRFLTQMIRESRDFAQQVGWFSSLVSKSENLPILKQELNRWGAARVEVLPMSQGQKVSRVLAWKWETAGGGQKGGRPEKRF, encoded by the coding sequence AAACAGTAAACTCCCCGGAAAATCCGGCAGCCTTCATCCCAGGAATCCGCACGCAGGGCGGTATGACTTCGATGCGTTAAGCCAAGCGTTGCCTAGCCTTGCGCCTTTTCTTCGGAGCAATCCGAAGGGAGATCAGACGATTGACTTCAGTGACGAGCAGGCAATACGCGCCTTGAATTCAGCCCTTTTAGCGCACCACTATGGTATCAGCCATTGGATGATCCCTGCGGGTTATCTCTGTCCAGCCATACCGGGAAGAGCCGATATGATCCACTATCTTGCGGATCTACTGGCCAGTTCAAATGGCGGAGAGGTTCCTCGAGGAAAGCAGGTTCGCGTTTTGGATATCGGTACGGGGGCGAATTGCATTTATCCAATCCTCGGTTGTCGGAGCTACGGATGGCAATTTGTGGGAACAGATATCGACCCTGTTTCGATTAAAACAGCACGCTTGATCGTCGAAGCGAACGCATGCCTGAAAAACCAAATTAAGCTGGTTCGACAAAAAGAGCCCTCGATGATTTTCAAGGGGATAATCCGCCCCGGCGACTGGTATGAACTAAGCTTGTGCAATCCTCCTTTTCATTCCTCGGAGGGAGAGGCCAAGGCTAGTAATCTTCAGAAGCGTAAGAACCTGTCCAAAGGAAAAGGTGTCAAGAAAACGGATACGCTTAATTTTGGCGGTCAGCAGGCCGAGCTTTGGTGCGAAGGCGGTGAATTGCGCTTTCTCACGCAGATGATCCGAGAAAGTCGCGATTTTGCTCAACAGGTGGGTTGGTTCTCTAGCTTGGTCTCCAAAAGCGAAAACTTGCCTATCCTTAAGCAGGAACTGAATCGTTGGGGAGCGGCCCGAGTGGAAGTGCTTCCTATGAGCCAAGGTCAAAAGGTCAGCAGGGTGCTCGCTTGGAAGTGGGAAACGGCTGGCGGCGGCCAGAAAGGTGGCCGACCCGAGAAACGTTTTTAG
- a CDS encoding nucleotide pyrophosphohydrolase → MPLDPLSQLTEKLTAFRDDRDWKQFHNPKDLAIALSIEAAELQEIFLWKKPEEVSGTVSKKRVQIEEEVADIASYLLLLCHEMGIDLNKAVSSKIEKNAAKYPVEKAKGTHAKYDEL, encoded by the coding sequence ATGCCACTAGATCCTCTTTCTCAACTAACTGAAAAGCTCACTGCCTTTCGTGACGATCGCGACTGGAAGCAGTTCCACAACCCTAAGGATCTCGCCATAGCGCTTTCGATCGAGGCCGCCGAGCTTCAAGAGATTTTCCTATGGAAAAAACCCGAAGAAGTATCGGGTACCGTATCCAAGAAACGAGTTCAGATCGAAGAAGAGGTAGCTGATATCGCATCATATCTTCTCCTGCTTTGCCATGAAATGGGTATCGATTTAAACAAAGCAGTATCTTCTAAGATTGAGAAAAACGCCGCCAAGTATCCCGTGGAAAAAGCCAAAGGCACCCACGCTAAATACGACGAATTGTAG
- a CDS encoding molecular chaperone DnaJ, with protein MKTERFQTLVSKNPNNELFRFSLAQALIEEEHHEEAIEHLDFCINKKDDWMMAEILKGKSLLALQRNEDAKPSLERALKLAVDQNHEGPEAELRKLLESL; from the coding sequence ATGAAAACAGAACGCTTCCAAACCCTCGTATCCAAAAATCCGAACAACGAACTCTTCCGCTTCTCTTTGGCTCAAGCTTTGATCGAAGAGGAGCATCACGAGGAGGCGATCGAGCATCTAGACTTTTGCATCAACAAAAAGGACGACTGGATGATGGCCGAAATCCTGAAGGGGAAGAGCCTATTAGCCCTGCAGCGGAACGAAGATGCGAAACCTAGTTTGGAGCGGGCTCTAAAACTCGCGGTGGACCAAAACCACGAAGGTCCAGAAGCGGAACTCCGCAAGCTTCTCGAATCGCTCTAG